Proteins encoded together in one Longimicrobium terrae window:
- a CDS encoding multicopper oxidase family protein — protein sequence MIRSLIAPAGLLLTLVTAIAEPLAAQLEIVSAPRGRRLSAAQLDSPRCAPYTAPGEVRPVDGNLVTDLVMAPARFRIGDSTYTRNVYNGQYVAPVLRMSPTRALNVNVTNNMRPISPTDSSWRSTNQHYHGMIVTPLPPMGDNVTNVHIAAGQSNRNQFPVPSYQSEGMMWYHPHPHGTTAAQVAGGLAGALIIGDLLASYPQYRGATERVMYVKDTRDGGTAYLNINGNACTLLAIAPGEQQLWRIGNMTPGTWLNLKLGRPGRNYPFIVLALDGNHLTRPARMDSVFIAPGSRAEVIVIGGTGEWQHARFYTDAVASSFSTTTGQVNRSPAVDLGALTTRGVLKAVAPEALAPETTAENAALVDSIRRLVTEADVDTFTIRYQRVPGGLGLNGRLYDPRRLDRAVAVGRTQEWTLINETNFLHTFHIHQTDFVVTRINGVPQPDSVHLDNVHLGIHQRGGTGPWVGDTVVIRFKFTPIAAGPFVYHCHDLFHEDAGMMANVCVYDPARGQQPGTCTQWFPGGASAGGGGHGGHGSEESGASGAPAAVPPRE from the coding sequence ATGATACGCAGCTTGATTGCTCCCGCCGGCCTCCTCCTCACCCTGGTGACGGCGATCGCCGAACCGCTCGCGGCGCAGCTGGAAATCGTGTCCGCTCCGCGCGGGCGCCGCCTGTCCGCCGCCCAGCTGGACTCGCCGCGGTGCGCGCCCTACACCGCGCCGGGCGAAGTCCGCCCCGTGGACGGCAACCTGGTCACGGACCTGGTGATGGCGCCCGCCCGCTTCCGCATCGGCGACAGCACCTACACGCGCAACGTGTACAACGGGCAGTACGTGGCGCCCGTGCTGCGCATGAGCCCCACGCGGGCGCTGAACGTGAACGTCACCAACAACATGCGTCCCATCAGCCCCACCGACAGCTCGTGGCGCAGCACCAACCAGCACTACCACGGGATGATCGTGACGCCGCTTCCGCCCATGGGCGACAACGTCACCAACGTGCACATTGCGGCCGGGCAGTCCAACCGCAACCAGTTTCCCGTGCCGTCGTACCAGTCCGAGGGGATGATGTGGTACCATCCGCATCCCCACGGCACCACGGCCGCGCAGGTGGCGGGCGGGCTGGCCGGCGCGCTCATCATCGGCGACCTGCTGGCGTCGTACCCGCAGTACCGCGGCGCCACGGAGCGGGTGATGTACGTCAAGGACACGCGCGATGGCGGCACGGCGTACCTCAACATCAACGGAAACGCGTGCACCCTGCTGGCCATTGCCCCCGGCGAGCAGCAGCTGTGGCGCATCGGCAACATGACGCCGGGAACGTGGCTCAACCTGAAGCTGGGCCGGCCGGGGCGGAACTATCCGTTCATCGTGCTGGCGCTGGACGGCAACCACCTGACCCGCCCCGCGCGCATGGACTCGGTGTTCATCGCGCCGGGAAGCCGGGCCGAGGTCATCGTCATCGGCGGAACGGGGGAGTGGCAGCATGCGCGCTTCTACACGGACGCGGTGGCCAGCAGCTTCAGCACCACCACGGGGCAGGTGAACCGGTCGCCGGCGGTGGACCTGGGCGCGCTCACCACCCGCGGGGTCCTGAAGGCGGTGGCCCCGGAGGCGCTGGCGCCGGAAACGACGGCGGAGAACGCGGCCCTGGTGGATTCCATCCGGCGGCTGGTGACGGAGGCGGACGTGGATACCTTCACCATCCGCTACCAGCGCGTACCCGGCGGGCTGGGGCTCAACGGCAGGCTGTACGATCCGCGGCGGCTGGACCGGGCGGTGGCGGTGGGGCGCACGCAGGAGTGGACGCTGATCAACGAAACCAACTTCCTGCACACGTTTCACATCCACCAGACGGACTTCGTGGTGACGCGCATCAACGGGGTGCCGCAGCCGGACTCGGTGCACCTGGACAACGTGCACCTGGGCATTCACCAGCGCGGCGGCACCGGGCCGTGGGTGGGCGACACGGTGGTCATCCGCTTCAAGTTCACGCCCATCGCGGCGGGGCCCTTCGTGTACCACTGCCACGACCTGTTTCACGAAGACGCGGGGATGATGGCCAACGTGTGCGTGTATGATCCGGCGCGCGGGCAGCAGCCGGGCACCTGCACCCAGTGGTTCCCCGGCGGCGCCAGCGCGGGCGGCGGAGGCCACGGCGGCCACGGGAGCGAGGAGTCCGGCGCGTCCGGCGCCCCGGCGGCAGTCCCCCCGCGCGAGTAG
- a CDS encoding DUF7689 domain-containing protein: protein MGASERDRAEILARLSVNHPGLGTSHFKATSPYDAGYNCMAHAGGETKRWWDPCAYAGLYWPGGPQSDDLEGWSAGYSQLGYRRCESPELEPGIEKIAFYCDEHGSPTHVARQLESGHWTSKIGKSEDIEHDLAGLEGKKYGTVAFVMQRTRKAQHVLDLESAPAPAVE, encoded by the coding sequence GTGGGCGCGTCAGAACGGGATCGTGCCGAGATCCTGGCGCGGCTCTCGGTAAATCACCCCGGGCTGGGCACGTCCCACTTCAAGGCCACCAGCCCGTATGACGCCGGCTACAACTGCATGGCCCATGCGGGTGGCGAGACCAAGCGCTGGTGGGACCCGTGCGCCTATGCCGGACTGTACTGGCCCGGCGGCCCGCAGAGCGACGATCTGGAGGGGTGGTCCGCGGGATACTCGCAGCTCGGGTACCGGCGCTGCGAGAGCCCGGAGCTGGAACCCGGGATCGAGAAGATCGCCTTCTACTGCGATGAGCACGGGTCGCCCACCCATGTAGCCCGGCAGCTCGAGAGCGGGCACTGGACCAGCAAGATCGGCAAGTCCGAGGACATCGAGCACGATCTCGCGGGACTGGAAGGAAAGAAGTACGGCACGGTCGCGTTCGTGATGCAGCGGACGCGCAAGGCGCAGCACGTACTGGATCTGGAGTCCGCACCAGCCCCCGCGGTCGAGTAG
- a CDS encoding TIGR04255 family protein, which translates to MEVFANAPVVEAILSFQFGPVDNLSDSLRYFADALSGSFARPVERQEKLFPSGYRTTYTIESLDGLCQIRVGRNSFSFHRLPPYSTWADLEAGARATWTEFVRHYAPELINGVSLRYVNHIQLPGGKLADYFRLLPQVPKAIDTGSDDFLMRIVLRDPAVPAVAEVTQLLMPGRENLSPVIVFDIDVSIAGGEYADPDGAELWDAVARLREYKNRLFFSSITPEARELFR; encoded by the coding sequence GTGGAAGTCTTTGCCAACGCGCCCGTCGTGGAGGCGATCCTCTCGTTTCAGTTTGGTCCGGTCGACAACCTCAGCGACAGCCTCCGGTACTTCGCGGACGCGCTGTCCGGTTCATTCGCGAGGCCCGTCGAGCGCCAGGAAAAGTTGTTCCCATCCGGCTACCGAACCACGTACACGATCGAGTCGCTGGACGGGCTCTGCCAGATCCGCGTCGGCCGGAATTCGTTTTCATTCCACAGACTCCCTCCCTATTCCACCTGGGCCGACCTCGAGGCCGGCGCGCGCGCGACCTGGACGGAGTTCGTACGCCACTACGCGCCTGAGCTCATCAACGGGGTCTCGCTCCGGTACGTGAACCACATTCAGCTGCCCGGGGGGAAGCTGGCCGACTATTTCAGGCTGCTCCCCCAGGTTCCCAAGGCGATCGACACCGGATCCGACGATTTTCTGATGAGGATCGTGCTGCGGGATCCGGCGGTTCCCGCGGTGGCAGAAGTGACGCAGCTGCTCATGCCCGGCCGGGAAAACCTCTCCCCGGTCATCGTGTTCGACATCGATGTCTCCATCGCGGGGGGAGAGTACGCCGATCCGGACGGGGCGGAGCTGTGGGACGCGGTCGCGCGGCTCCGGGAGTACAAGAACAGGCTGTTCTTCTCGAGCATCACGCCAGAGGCGAGGGAACTGTTCAGATGA
- a CDS encoding M1 family aminopeptidase: protein MRFREIFLFELGYQARSVSTWLYGLLLTAVPFLMMHVINGSGSYLNSPQKVAIGSLLTGMLGMLVTAALFSDAATRDVQARMHPLVYTTRIRKAEYLGGRFLGALAVNAVLLLGVPLGLLLGSLMPYLDARIFGPFIPGAYIQPYLLFLLPNAILVGAVLFTVAALSRQAVAAYLGGIGLFLLYLFSIEFQSRIASPTLAVLADPFGASVTSQITRYWTPVELNSRLIGYPPLLLWNRLAWLCVAGLVFAAFLFRFRFAHQGGGRQKRVERRPSEAPVRAAPVAAPPVPGTFGGRTHVRQVLCVARRSLDEIVRNPAFPLILLVMLILVFALGWDVGSEVFGTATWPVTHLIAGTVLGQAASVVIAVLIALLAGELVWRERDVRVSAIEDAAPVPTRVFLAGRFLALAAALLAVQAVLMASGLLLQTLQGYHRYELGLYLRILFGIKLVDYLLLAAMAMAVHVVVNQKYLGHLVVVLVVLLTLFSGQIGIQHNLFRYGSDPGWIYSDMDGFGPFMGPWAWFKLYWAAWALLLAVAARLLWVRGREDGARARLRAARGRFAGPAARAAAAAAVLILGLGGFIFYNTNVLNAYHGSRKAAAGPWARYEQRYKRYQNTPQPVITAAELRVEIHPGEHAAELSGSYRLVNRSARAIDSVHVLINPEVRARSVAFDRGARRVLDDGDPLYRIYALERPLAPGDSLRMRFDVSYHPRGFPNGGIPTAVVRNGAYFGRQWLPFVGYQPALELSDAEERRLVGLAPLPPVPAANDPRGLGRRAGFRGDADQVQLDAVIGTDADQTVITPGTLVREWTEHGRHYFHFRTDPALPFGATVFSARYAERRDRWNNVALRVLYHPTHAYNVDRIVRGMKAALDYNTASFGPYSYRELRVVEVPRYSNFNRAHPQTIAVSEGGAFLTRVGPGDVDRPFFVIAHETSHQWWGGQVSGADVRGRSVISETLAQYSAMMAMEKTLGRDQVQRFYDYEMDRYLEGRRVFTNREVPLLYAEGQDYVYYHKGAVAMYTLRERVGEARVNAALRRFLERYRDAGPPYPTSRDLYAELRAVTPDSLRPLLRDLFEEITLWDVRAQAVRVQPAGAAGYRVTLDVVARKVRADSIGTETEIPMDDVVEIGVFAGEGEPGTPLYLRPHRIRSGRQTITVMVPRAPARAGIDPYGRLIQRERNDNLVGVEESAAARQ from the coding sequence GTGAGGTTCCGGGAGATCTTTCTGTTCGAACTCGGCTACCAGGCGCGGAGCGTTTCCACCTGGCTGTACGGCCTGCTCCTGACCGCGGTGCCGTTTCTGATGATGCACGTCATCAACGGAAGCGGCAGCTACCTGAACAGCCCGCAGAAGGTGGCGATCGGGTCGCTGCTGACGGGGATGCTGGGGATGCTGGTGACCGCGGCGCTGTTCTCGGACGCGGCCACGCGGGACGTCCAGGCGAGAATGCACCCGCTCGTCTACACCACCCGCATCCGCAAGGCGGAGTACCTGGGCGGGCGCTTTCTGGGCGCGCTGGCCGTCAACGCGGTTCTGCTGCTGGGCGTGCCGCTGGGGCTGCTGCTCGGCTCGCTGATGCCATACCTGGACGCGCGGATCTTCGGGCCGTTCATCCCGGGCGCGTACATCCAGCCGTACCTGCTCTTTCTCCTTCCCAACGCCATCCTCGTCGGCGCCGTCCTTTTCACGGTGGCGGCGCTCAGCCGGCAGGCGGTGGCCGCGTATCTCGGCGGCATCGGGCTCTTTCTGCTCTACCTGTTCTCCATCGAGTTCCAGAGCCGCATCGCCAGCCCCACGCTGGCGGTGCTCGCGGACCCGTTCGGCGCGTCCGTCACCAGCCAGATCACCCGGTACTGGACGCCGGTGGAGCTGAATTCGCGGCTGATCGGCTACCCGCCGCTCCTGCTCTGGAACCGCCTGGCGTGGCTCTGCGTGGCCGGCCTGGTGTTCGCCGCGTTCCTGTTCCGCTTCCGCTTTGCGCACCAGGGCGGCGGGCGGCAGAAGCGCGTGGAGCGGCGGCCGTCCGAGGCGCCGGTGCGGGCCGCCCCCGTGGCGGCCCCGCCCGTGCCGGGGACGTTCGGCGGGCGGACGCACGTCCGGCAGGTGCTGTGCGTGGCGCGGCGCTCGCTGGACGAGATCGTGCGCAACCCCGCGTTTCCGCTGATCCTGCTGGTGATGCTGATTCTGGTGTTCGCGCTGGGCTGGGACGTGGGCTCCGAGGTGTTCGGCACCGCCACCTGGCCGGTGACGCACCTGATTGCCGGAACGGTGCTGGGGCAGGCGGCGTCGGTGGTGATCGCCGTGCTGATCGCGCTGCTGGCCGGGGAGCTGGTGTGGAGGGAGCGGGACGTGCGGGTGAGCGCGATCGAGGACGCCGCGCCGGTGCCCACCCGGGTGTTCCTGGCGGGACGCTTTCTGGCGCTGGCCGCCGCGCTGCTGGCCGTGCAGGCGGTGCTGATGGCGTCGGGGCTGCTGCTGCAGACGCTGCAGGGTTACCACCGCTACGAGCTGGGGCTGTACCTGCGGATCCTCTTTGGCATCAAGCTGGTGGACTACCTGCTGCTGGCCGCGATGGCCATGGCGGTGCACGTGGTGGTGAACCAGAAGTACCTGGGCCACCTGGTGGTGGTACTCGTGGTTCTGCTCACGCTGTTCTCGGGGCAGATCGGCATTCAGCACAACCTTTTCCGCTACGGCTCGGACCCGGGGTGGATCTACTCCGACATGGACGGCTTCGGCCCGTTCATGGGGCCGTGGGCCTGGTTCAAGCTGTACTGGGCGGCGTGGGCGCTGCTGCTGGCCGTGGCCGCGCGGCTCCTGTGGGTGCGCGGGCGCGAGGACGGGGCGCGGGCGCGGCTCCGCGCGGCGCGGGGGCGCTTCGCCGGCCCGGCGGCCCGCGCGGCGGCCGCCGCGGCGGTGCTGATCCTGGGGCTGGGCGGCTTCATCTTCTACAACACCAACGTCCTCAACGCGTACCACGGGTCCCGCAAGGCAGCCGCCGGGCCGTGGGCGCGGTACGAGCAGCGCTACAAGCGGTACCAGAACACGCCGCAGCCGGTCATCACGGCGGCGGAGCTGCGGGTGGAGATCCATCCCGGGGAGCACGCGGCGGAGCTCAGCGGCAGCTACCGGCTGGTGAACCGCTCCGCCCGGGCGATCGACTCCGTCCACGTCCTCATCAACCCCGAAGTGCGCGCCCGCTCCGTCGCGTTTGACCGCGGCGCCCGGCGGGTGCTGGACGACGGTGATCCGCTGTACCGCATCTACGCGCTGGAGCGCCCGCTGGCGCCCGGCGACTCGCTGCGGATGCGCTTTGACGTGAGCTACCATCCGCGCGGCTTTCCCAACGGCGGCATCCCCACTGCCGTGGTGCGCAACGGCGCGTACTTCGGCCGGCAGTGGCTGCCGTTCGTGGGGTACCAGCCGGCGCTGGAGCTGAGCGACGCGGAGGAGCGGCGTCTGGTGGGGCTGGCGCCGCTGCCCCCGGTTCCCGCCGCGAACGATCCGCGGGGGCTGGGCCGCCGCGCCGGCTTCCGCGGCGACGCCGACCAGGTGCAGCTCGACGCCGTCATCGGCACGGACGCCGACCAGACCGTCATCACCCCCGGTACGCTGGTGCGGGAGTGGACGGAGCACGGCCGGCACTACTTTCACTTCCGCACGGATCCGGCTCTCCCCTTTGGCGCGACGGTCTTTTCGGCGCGGTACGCGGAGCGCAGGGACCGGTGGAACAACGTCGCGCTCCGCGTTCTGTATCACCCCACGCACGCGTACAACGTGGACCGCATCGTCCGCGGGATGAAGGCCGCGCTGGACTACAACACCGCCAGCTTCGGCCCGTATTCCTACCGCGAGCTGCGCGTGGTGGAGGTTCCGCGCTACTCCAACTTCAACCGCGCGCACCCGCAGACCATCGCCGTTTCGGAAGGCGGCGCGTTCCTGACGAGGGTGGGGCCGGGCGACGTGGACCGTCCCTTCTTCGTGATCGCGCACGAGACGTCGCACCAGTGGTGGGGCGGCCAGGTGAGCGGCGCCGACGTGCGCGGACGGTCGGTGATCTCGGAAACGCTGGCGCAGTACAGCGCCATGATGGCCATGGAAAAGACGCTGGGGCGCGACCAGGTCCAGCGCTTCTACGATTACGAGATGGACCGCTACCTCGAGGGGCGCCGCGTATTCACAAACCGCGAGGTGCCGCTGCTGTACGCGGAGGGCCAGGACTACGTGTACTACCACAAGGGCGCGGTGGCCATGTACACGCTGCGCGAGCGCGTGGGCGAGGCGCGGGTGAACGCCGCGCTGCGCCGCTTTCTGGAGCGGTACCGCGATGCCGGCCCGCCGTACCCCACCTCGCGTGACCTGTACGCGGAGCTGCGGGCCGTGACCCCCGACTCGCTGCGCCCGCTGCTGCGCGACCTGTTCGAGGAGATCACGCTGTGGGACGTGCGCGCCCAGGCGGTGCGCGTGCAGCCCGCCGGCGCCGCCGGGTACCGCGTGACGCTGGACGTGGTTGCCCGAAAGGTGAGGGCGGACAGCATCGGCACGGAGACGGAGATCCCCATGGACGACGTCGTGGAGATCGGGGTGTTCGCGGGGGAAGGGGAGCCGGGAACTCCGCTGTACCTGCGCCCGCACCGCATCCGGAGCGGCCGGCAGACCATTACCGTCATGGTGCCGCGCGCGCCGGCGCGGGCGGGGATCGATCCGTACGGCAGGCTGATCCAGCGGGAGCGCAACGACAACCTCGTGGGAGTGGAGGAGTCCGCGGCGGCCCGCCAGTGA
- a CDS encoding ABC transporter ATP-binding protein — protein MELQISGLSKRYPNGVQALDKVTLTIPQGMYGLLGPNGAGKSTLMRTLATLQDPDEGTVRLGDIDVLREKDHIRETLGYLPQEFGVYPKVSAERLLEHFAVLKGVADRKSRREVVEALLRQTNLWDVRKEKLGGYSGGMRQRFGVAVALLGDPRLIIVDEPTAGLDPAERVRFLNLLSELGERAVVILSTHIVEDVSELCSRMAIINRGKILLEDEPLRAVEEMRGRIWRRIIPRAQLEEVEREHAVISTKLLAGRTVVHVYGQTPPGAGFEPVEPDLEDVYFTVMGGHGGLGGRGAAPAEVGR, from the coding sequence GTGGAACTGCAGATCAGCGGGTTGTCGAAGAGATACCCCAACGGGGTTCAGGCCCTGGACAAGGTCACGCTCACCATTCCGCAGGGGATGTACGGTCTGCTCGGGCCGAACGGCGCAGGCAAGTCCACGCTGATGCGCACACTCGCCACGCTGCAGGACCCGGACGAAGGCACCGTCCGGCTGGGCGACATCGACGTGCTGCGCGAAAAGGATCACATCCGGGAAACGCTGGGCTACCTGCCGCAGGAGTTCGGCGTGTATCCCAAGGTGAGCGCGGAGCGGCTGCTGGAGCACTTTGCCGTTCTCAAGGGCGTCGCCGACCGCAAGTCGCGCCGGGAGGTGGTGGAGGCGCTGCTCCGCCAGACCAACCTGTGGGACGTGCGGAAGGAGAAGCTCGGCGGCTACTCGGGCGGAATGCGGCAGCGCTTCGGGGTGGCCGTCGCGCTGCTGGGCGATCCGCGCCTCATCATCGTCGACGAGCCCACCGCCGGGCTGGACCCGGCGGAGCGGGTGCGCTTTCTGAACCTGCTGAGCGAACTGGGCGAGCGCGCCGTGGTGATCCTGTCCACGCACATCGTGGAGGACGTTTCCGAGCTGTGCAGCCGCATGGCCATCATCAACCGCGGAAAGATCCTGCTGGAAGACGAGCCGCTGCGCGCCGTGGAGGAGATGCGGGGCCGGATCTGGCGCAGGATCATTCCCCGGGCGCAGCTGGAGGAGGTGGAGCGGGAGCACGCCGTGATCTCCACCAAGCTGCTGGCGGGTCGCACCGTGGTGCACGTGTACGGCCAGACCCCGCCGGGAGCCGGGTTTGAGCCGGTGGAGCCGGACCTGGAAGACGTCTACTTCACCGTCATGGGCGGCCACGGCGGCCTGGGCGGCCGGGGAGCCGCGCCGGCGGAGGTGGGCCGGTGA
- a CDS encoding chorismate-binding protein has product MTVRTCRFRGSFDAGATYRRLRDAGVLGSHSYLHLAPGLAEIGWAPVDHLRVTDAEFVADWRERLAAMTAPGDHRKAMGYVAFDAIDAGSASYPGGVTNPAPLAEFIVPGERVEFAPDGNVTHWTTSGFDLSPFLTVALPRRPAAPRQVQFEAVGGVPRDAFEESVARAVEALNAGVVEKVVLSRNQTFDVRYDAVDLFEAITESRTHSDGFLLEFGDLAAMVASPELLVAADGRRLESNPLAGTRKRGASVDEDESLRHELRHDHKEIVEHVLSVTTLLGQLEPVCEHESLSVRGMMDISIHQYVQHLSSTIQGRVSTDRHVLEALWAVFPSVTIAGFPREPAVRLLRKLEYGPRSLYSGVIGWVSGDADCRFSLAIRGVFRYGELTYLNTGAGIMAESVPVNEFMETEQKLRAAMQALARVARA; this is encoded by the coding sequence ATGACGGTCAGGACATGTCGGTTCCGCGGGTCCTTCGACGCCGGCGCCACCTATCGCCGGCTTCGCGACGCGGGGGTGCTGGGTTCCCACTCGTACCTTCACCTGGCACCCGGCCTGGCCGAGATCGGCTGGGCACCGGTGGACCACCTGCGGGTCACGGACGCGGAGTTCGTCGCTGACTGGCGGGAGCGGCTGGCGGCCATGACGGCGCCCGGCGACCACCGCAAGGCGATGGGGTATGTGGCGTTCGACGCCATCGACGCGGGCTCCGCCAGCTACCCCGGGGGCGTGACCAACCCGGCGCCGCTGGCGGAGTTCATCGTCCCCGGCGAGCGTGTGGAGTTCGCGCCGGACGGCAACGTCACGCACTGGACCACGAGCGGCTTCGACCTGTCGCCGTTCCTGACCGTGGCGCTCCCCCGCCGCCCCGCCGCGCCCCGCCAGGTGCAGTTCGAGGCCGTGGGCGGCGTTCCGCGCGACGCGTTCGAGGAGAGCGTGGCCCGCGCGGTGGAGGCGCTGAACGCGGGTGTGGTGGAAAAGGTGGTTCTTTCGCGCAACCAGACGTTCGACGTGCGGTACGACGCGGTGGACCTGTTCGAGGCCATCACCGAGTCGCGCACGCACTCCGACGGGTTCCTGCTGGAGTTCGGCGATCTGGCGGCCATGGTGGCCTCGCCCGAGCTGCTGGTGGCGGCGGACGGGCGGCGGCTGGAGTCCAACCCGCTGGCCGGAACGCGAAAGCGCGGCGCGTCGGTGGACGAAGACGAGTCGCTGCGCCACGAACTGCGGCACGACCACAAGGAGATCGTGGAGCACGTGCTGTCGGTCACCACGCTGCTGGGGCAGCTGGAGCCGGTGTGCGAGCACGAGAGCCTGAGCGTGCGCGGGATGATGGACATCAGCATCCACCAGTACGTGCAGCACCTGAGCTCCACCATCCAGGGCCGCGTGAGCACCGACCGGCACGTGCTGGAAGCGCTGTGGGCCGTCTTTCCCAGCGTGACCATCGCCGGCTTTCCGCGCGAGCCGGCCGTGCGGCTGCTGCGCAAACTGGAGTACGGGCCGCGGTCGCTGTACTCGGGCGTCATCGGCTGGGTGTCGGGGGACGCGGACTGCCGGTTCTCGCTGGCCATCCGCGGCGTATTCCGCTACGGCGAACTCACGTACCTCAACACCGGCGCCGGGATCATGGCGGAGTCCGTTCCCGTGAACGAGTTCATGGAAACGGAGCAGAAGCTGCGCGCCGCCATGCAGGCCCTGGCCCGCGTCGCCAGGGCCTGA
- a CDS encoding NAD(P)H-dependent glycerol-3-phosphate dehydrogenase, which produces MDSRTAAERCAVVGDGSMGATLAHVMAAGGRECVLWCASPATAEAVNRDHRHPARPAHALDGGLRATTSLADALDGASLVLVAVHSTAFAAAAGEIGALARPEQALFSATKGIEHPSLRLMSHVLRDAAPECAVGTIGGTNITGEIMAGQLSSLVVASPSTEARERAARALAAPHLAISASADLFSVELVSVLKNTVSIAAAIGLGAGMGYNALGLVVARTLAEIRSLGAALGADPGTFDGPAGIGDIFLTASSPQSLNRRLGMELGQGRGLDEIVAGLPEVPEGIGAVRAVEPLAAGAGLSLPVCAAVADILEGVQPPRALERVLIEAYWKELG; this is translated from the coding sequence GTGGACAGTAGAACCGCCGCCGAGCGCTGCGCCGTCGTCGGCGACGGCTCCATGGGCGCCACGCTGGCGCACGTGATGGCCGCCGGCGGCCGCGAATGCGTGCTGTGGTGCGCATCGCCCGCCACCGCCGAGGCCGTCAACCGCGACCACCGGCATCCCGCCCGCCCGGCCCACGCGCTGGATGGCGGGCTGCGCGCCACCACGTCGCTGGCCGACGCCCTGGACGGCGCCTCGCTGGTGCTCGTCGCCGTCCATTCCACCGCGTTCGCCGCGGCGGCGGGGGAGATCGGCGCCCTGGCGCGCCCGGAGCAGGCGCTTTTTTCCGCCACCAAGGGGATCGAGCACCCGTCGCTGCGCCTGATGTCGCACGTGCTGCGCGACGCCGCGCCCGAGTGCGCCGTGGGCACCATCGGCGGCACCAACATTACGGGCGAGATCATGGCGGGGCAGCTCAGCTCGCTCGTGGTCGCGTCGCCCTCCACCGAGGCGCGCGAGCGGGCGGCGCGGGCGCTGGCGGCCCCGCACCTGGCCATTTCCGCCAGCGCGGACCTGTTCAGCGTGGAGCTGGTGTCGGTGCTCAAGAACACCGTTTCCATCGCCGCGGCCATCGGGCTGGGGGCGGGAATGGGCTACAACGCGCTGGGGCTGGTGGTGGCGCGCACGCTGGCGGAGATCCGCTCGCTGGGCGCGGCCCTGGGCGCGGACCCCGGCACCTTCGACGGCCCGGCCGGCATCGGCGACATCTTTCTCACCGCGTCCAGCCCGCAGTCGCTCAACCGGCGGCTGGGGATGGAACTGGGGCAGGGCAGGGGGCTGGACGAGATCGTGGCGGGGCTGCCGGAGGTGCCGGAGGGAATCGGCGCCGTGCGGGCCGTGGAGCCGCTGGCGGCGGGCGCCGGGCTCTCGCTTCCCGTCTGCGCCGCCGTCGCGGACATTCTGGAAGGGGTGCAGCCGCCCCGCGCGCTGGAGCGCGTTCTCATCGAAGCGTATTGGAAGGAACTTGGATGA
- a CDS encoding SDR family NAD(P)-dependent oxidoreductase, whose protein sequence is MRFLSKVSIVTGAASGIGRDTALLLAREGASVVAVDVDADALRHLAEEIGDAGGVCAAVPLDVLRADEVDRMVEDVIARFGRVDVLVNGVGGSTVLARPDALIEEISPDDWERVLGFNLRGTFLCIRAVVPHMKARRAGVIVNLSSIVARGDHAARRTNAPYVVSKAGVQALTRKLAVELGPFGIRCNAAAPGVTRTPRIETLLARRSQTEMDAMIDAVPLRRLATPGDLATVVAFLASDESGFVSGQTIEVTGGQ, encoded by the coding sequence ATGCGTTTTCTTTCAAAGGTTTCCATCGTCACGGGCGCCGCCAGCGGCATCGGCCGCGACACGGCGCTTCTTCTTGCCCGCGAGGGCGCCAGCGTGGTGGCGGTGGACGTGGACGCGGACGCGCTGCGGCACCTGGCGGAGGAGATAGGGGACGCGGGCGGCGTCTGTGCCGCCGTCCCCCTGGACGTGCTTCGCGCGGACGAGGTGGACCGGATGGTGGAGGACGTCATTGCCCGCTTCGGCCGGGTGGACGTGCTCGTCAACGGGGTGGGCGGAAGCACCGTGCTGGCGCGCCCCGACGCGCTTATCGAAGAAATCTCGCCGGACGACTGGGAGCGCGTGCTGGGCTTCAACCTGCGCGGCACCTTTCTGTGCATCCGCGCCGTGGTGCCGCACATGAAGGCGCGGCGGGCGGGCGTCATCGTCAACCTGTCGTCCATCGTGGCCCGCGGCGACCACGCGGCGCGGCGCACCAACGCGCCGTACGTGGTGTCCAAGGCCGGCGTGCAGGCGCTCACGCGCAAGCTGGCGGTGGAACTGGGGCCGTTCGGCATCCGCTGCAACGCCGCCGCGCCGGGCGTCACCCGTACGCCGCGCATCGAGACGCTGCTGGCGCGCCGCAGCCAGACGGAAATGGACGCCATGATCGACGCCGTCCCCCTGCGCCGCCTGGCCACCCCCGGGGACCTCGCCACCGTCGTGGCCTTTCTGGCCTCGGACGAGTCCGGCTTCGTGTCCGGGCAGACCATCGAGGTGACCGGTGGACAGTAG